The nucleotide window TGCACAGCACAGATGAACAGTTGATGGCGCAGATCAAAGGAGTAAGCGAAGGCGACACACATCCCAAACTCGTGGCGTTCATTGAAAAGAACACAGCCTACGGGTCAGCTGACCTCGCCGGTCAAACGCGGTCGAGTTACACGCCGAACGTCCGCGTCATAAGCGTGCCAAGTGTCGGACGAGTTGGCTTGAAACACATGATGCAAGCTTTTGCTTCTGGGGCTGATGGCGTAATATTTGTTGAGGGCGACGACAGCCTATTCAAGGAAGACCAAGTCAGAGACTACCTAACACAGCTGAAGAAGGAACTGGCACAGTACGGGGTTGAACCGCTGAGGTTGATCTCAATAACCACCACGCTTCCGCAATACGACAAAATCCTCAACATATTCGAAACCACAAACGCAAGAATCACAAAAATCGGATCACTCAAACCTGAAACAAGGACAAAGATTCAAGAAAAACTTTCAACAGCTTAGGCTTGAAAAAAGAAAGAGAAGGTTAATGGTTAACCAGCGTGTCTATGACTCTTCCGTCTGCGTCTACTATGTCTAATCGAAGTGGCACTCTGCCTGACATGTCGTGGGTGGCGCAACTTAGGCACGGGTCGTAGGGTCGAATCACCATCTCAATTCTGTTAAGTATGCCTTGGTCGTATTTTCCGCCTTTGATGAGATCTTTTGCCGCCTTCGTGATCGACATGTTGATTGCAGCGTTGTTTTGACCCGTTGCCACGATTAGGTTGCAGTCTTTCACGATGCCGTTTTCATCAGTCTCATAGTCGTGGATCAATGTGCCGCGTGAGGCTTCAACTACGCCTATGCCGCGACCTGCCCTCGGCTTGACTGGAACCCTTGTGTTCTCATCCGTGATTTCAGGGTCTTCGAGAAGGTTAACAGTTCTTTCGGCGCATTCAACCAACTCAATCAGTCTTGCCCAGTGGTACAGCAGCGTTTGCTGCGCGGGTCTGCCAAACAGTTTTCTGAATTCGTCAAGTTCTTTCTGCGCCAACGGTGTAGCCATTCTGTCGCTGACGTTAATTCTCGCCAACGTGTTGACTCTGTACACTCCAACAGGGTTGTCTGGATCCATGACAAGCTTGCCAGCTTTCTTGTAGTATGGGAATTTCAGGTAGGTCCAAGGCTCCACGTGCTCAGCTATGACATCTAGATAGTTTTCTGGCGCATAATCTTCATGCGAGCCGTCGGGCTGCATCATCCTTAAGTTGCCTTCGGTGAAAGAATGCGTTCCCTCGGGTGTGACGAGTCCCAAGAATCCAGTTTTGATGACCGCCAGACTCTTGACCAAGTCCAGATATTTCGGAAATATATTCTCCTTTGCCAACTTCATGGTAAACAATGCAAAGTCGAGTATTTCCTTAGCCATTGGAAGCGCTTTGTCTCTCTCCTCGGGTTTCAGTGGTTTTGTCCAGCCGCCTGGCACAGCAGCGACAGGGTGTATTCTTCTGCCACTTATCATCTCGACCATCTGATGTGCCAAGTGATGATGATGGATCACCTTCTTTGCCAAGTCTGGATTCGCTTTTATGATTCCTAGGACATTTCGCGTTGTGTAGTCTGCGTCTGGACCCATAACGAAGTCTGGTCCTGAAAGGATGTAGAAGTGTAAGATGAAGTCCATAGTCTTGTCGCCAAGGTACGCTAGTTCACGCAGTTTTCTTCCAGCCGGCGGCGGGGTTACGCCAAATACTCCGTCTGTAGCCTTTGCTGAAGCTATGTGATGCGCCCAAGGGCAAACTCCGCAGATTCGAGTTGTGATGACCGGCAGTTCTTCCACTGGTCGACCAATGCAGAACATTTCAAATCCTCGCAGCTCCATCACGTGCATTCGAGCGTCGAGGACATTTCCGTTGTCGTCGAGTTGAATGACGACTTTGCCGTCGCCTTCGATTCGGGTTATGGGTTGAATAACTAATTCTTTTGTCATTTCAGTCACCTCATCACACTTTGCGTGGTCTTAGAACGTTGTGTCCTCCGACGAATCGATTGAAGGTTGCTAGGCGGTCAGGTATGACTTTGACATCCAAGCCAATGGTTGCCAACGCACCCATCATGTCTACCATTTGGTTTGCACCGAATTTTAATGGTCCCATGCACCCTCGACATGGAAACATGCCGGCAATGCAACGTGGAACTTTCTCGTGACCTCCACAGCCTGTTCTCGTGGCGGGTCCAAGGCACAGATAACCCTGCTCCAACAGACATCGTTCTCTGCTCGGCGGAGATTCCAAAGGACGCTTAATAGTTGCAATAGCCTTTTTCTCACGCTTCAAAGGACAGTCCTCGCAAACCGCCTTCTCCGAGAGTTTGAACGGTTGGCCTGTCAACAGCGCAGTCACGGCATCAACGAAAACGTCTGGAGAAGGCGCGCATCCAGGTATCATGAGGTCGACTTTTATCACCTCATCCACAGCGTACACTCGGTCGGTCCATGGTGTGATTTTGGCTGTTGGAAATTCTCCGGGTTCGGTGCTTCTCGTGGTTTTGTAGACTTTGTTGAACACTTCATCTTTGGTGTACATGTTGGCGAGGGCTGGCAGTCCCCCGAAACAAGCACATGAGCCGTAGGCTATGACTGTTTTACACCTGTTTCTAATCTCTTTAGCAACTTCTTTGTGTTCTTCAGTTCTGACGCCGCCTGTGATTATTCCAATGTCAGCTTGTGGAAGCTCAAGTTTTTGGCCCTCACCGGTTTGACCATAGTATTTGTGGTCCATAAGAACGGGCATGTGAACAAACTCGAGTTTCGGCAGTACGTCTAAGAGAGCTTCGCCCACGTCGAGTATGCTGCATTCGCATCCTCCGCACATGTTGAGCCATTCTTCTAAGACTTTCACAGTCATTTTTCCTCTCTCCATGTTAAATCTGTAGAATACTAGAATGATAACGGATTTCCTTTTAATCTTTTTGATAATTATCTTCTATATATCGGCGAAAAATAGGAAAACTCTTTCCCAATTCCGTGGTCACTCATCTGTCACATTTGCCTTATATGGGATGATTACTGTCGACGGTGTGTTCCGCTCAGTCAATCTTATTAGGGAAACAACGAATATACCTAATTGAAAGACCATAGCGTCACCTAATGCAGAGTGTGGGCTGATGACTAAAGTCAGTTGTAGAGAATGCTACTTCATCAAGGCAACGGGTGCAGATATAGATCATGTAGTTCGAGTGGTCAAGTCCGCTCTGGATGAGACCGGTGTTCCACCAAAGTATCACATAAACGTCTACAAAAATATTTATGCTTGCTGCGGGGTTTCAGGCAGCGGCGTCATTGTGGAGATTACGGGACCAGAGGAAGAAGGAATAAGAAGCCTAGACTTGAAGGTTGTTTCAAAAATCGTTGAGGTCTGTGAAAAAGAGGGTTTTGAACACCACACTTTCGAACCGCTAGATATCAGTCGGAATGGCGCTTAGAATATTTCCTTTGCTACTATCATGCTTGAAGTTTCTGTTATTCCTTTGACCCTTCTTATTTTTTCAAAAATGAATCTGTCAAGTTCTTCAATGGTTCTGAATTTAACTTTGATTACGAGGTCATATGACCCGTAAGTGGCGTCAGCGACTTCGATCTGTTCCAGCTTTTTTATTTCTTCTATCACTTGGTCGTCCATTCCAACCTGCATCTTCATCATTATGTACGCTGAAACCAAATGTTATCACTAAGCGTTCAGCTATGCTTGTTTGAATGCTAATAAGGTTTTTGCAGACCTTATGATTATTTTTATATACAGCTTTACCCATGCACATTAGTTTCTAGCAGAGGTTGCGAGACATGTCCGTTGATAAGCCAAGGATGTCACCAGAGAAGCAGAAAGAGATGCAGGAACGTGTCAAAGAGAGGAACCTCATTCTTGAAAAGATAAAGCATCATGGTCCATCAACCTTGGATGAACTCTCAAAGGTTACTAGCATAGAGAAAGAGAAACTATTGAAGCACGTCATCGCGATGAGGCAGTTTGGAAAAATAGCCATCGCAGGCGAACGTGACAACCAACTCGTTTACGGCTTGCCCGAAGGAGAGCAAGCCTAGGTCACAGAGAGGAAAGAATCATTTTTTTTTATTTTTTAGAGTTTACGAGAGAGCGAAGACGGCTGGTCTTTACACCAGCGGTTTCAGATCAGCGTCTTCAAGTTTGCGTGCCCGTGTCTTGATCCATTCTGTCACTTTTTCTTCTGTCATCTTCTCGTCGTGACTTTGTTCTTCTAGTTTCTCTTCAATGAGGGCTAGGAGTTTTTCTGGGTCGACTGGTTTTATGATGTAGGCGTTTGCTCCTTTGTTTAGGGCTTCAGCTGCATTTTCGAGTGAGGGATACCCGGTGATAATGATTTTTACCATTTTTGGCAGGTCCTCGTGTATCAGGGTGAGCAGTTTTGTGCCTTCCATATCTGGTAGTTTGATGTCTAAGAGCGCAATGTTGTAGAAATTGGTTTTTGACTTCTGCATCGCTTCTCGTCCAGTTTCGGCTGTGTCGGTGTTGTAACCCTTGTACTGCAGAATGGCGCTTAGGGTTGCACGTATGCTTGCGTCGTCTTCCACTATAAGGATGCTAGACTTACTCTCTGGCAATTGCTGTCACCTCCATTTCATGTTGGACAGGCAGTTTAACCGTGAAAGTCGTTCCCTTACCCACCTGGCTCTCAACATCGATGCTGCCGGCGTGGCTTTCAACAAACTTCTTGCAGATCGCTAGACCCATGCCCATGCCCTTAGCCTTGGTTGTGAATAAAGGCTTGAAGATTTTATCCATGTTTTCTTTTGGTATGCCTATGCCTGTGTCTCTGAAACTGACTTCAATAAAGTCCGCTGTTTTCTTGGTGGCGATAGTTAGTTTGCCTCCGTTTTCCATCGCTTGCATTCCGTTCGTGATGAAGTTCAGGAAGACTCGTTTCATTTGATCTTCATCAACCTCTATCTCAGGAAGGAGACTCAGCTCTGTGCGGAGTTCCACGTTTCCAGATGCCCTGACTTGAGTGAGAGCCTCCTTGACTATTGTGTTGATGTCTGTCTTTTTGAGTGTGAGTTTTCTGACCGATGAGAAATCCTGCAAATCTCTTAGTATTTTGTCGGCGTAGTTTATTGAATCGCCGATGACCTGAAGCATTTCCTTTGTTTTTGATCCAACTGGATACGAGTGTTTGAGCTCATACTCATTTTTGAGGTAGTACGTTGCATTTTCTATTGATTGCAGAGGATTCCTAAGGTCATGTCCCACCATAGTGGCAAGTTCTCCGATAACAGCAAGCCTCTCAGACATCAGAAGTTGTTGTTCCATCCGTTTGTGTTCAGTAATGTCGCGGAAAAACCCCACCAACAAGTCTTGTTTTCCTATCTTCAGATGGGCACCACCAATATTACAATAAATCACGCTTCCATCTTTCCTTAGAACAGGAATATCCATAGAAGGAGCTATTTTTCCTTCAGTCGCTTTTTTGAACTCTTGCATCACATAGGGCAAATCTTTTTTTGGATGAATATCTGCCACTCCCCGCTTGAGCAGTTCCTTCTCGTCATACCCTGTTAACTTGCAAATTCTCGGGTTCACAAAAACAAATCTTGCAGTCTTTGGGTCGGCAACTACAATTCCTTCAGTTGAACCTTCAAAAATCGCCCTGTATCTATTTTCCAATTCTCTTATTTTCTCTTCGGCTTGCTTGCGCTCGGTGATGTCGCGCACAAGAGCGAGGACTTCATCTCTACTGCTGGGAACTATTCGAGCCTCATAATCATGTATGTTGCCGTTGGGTAACGGAATTGGGAGCTGATACTCAAAGATTTGTGTTTTGTCCGTTTGCAATGCCTGCTTTATGTAGTGCATAGTCTTTTGAGCGAACTCCGACGGCATCACCTCATGAATCTTTTTACCTAAAAATTCACTTGGAGGCAACGCCGAAGGGACATCTTTTGCGCCACTGACACCCAGAAAGGTGCCATCTTCACCGATTTGTAACATCAAATCCGGTATCGCGTTTACGATAGTCCTATTTTTAGCTTCACTTTTTCTTAATTCCCCGGTTCTCTCCTCCACGAGTTCCTCCAGATGCTCTGTGTTTTCCTGCAGTTTCTTTTCCATCTTTTTTCTTTCTGAGATGTCTTTGTACTGTACCACATTGCCTAGATTTTGGTTTTCAGATATTATTGAGGCACTAGAGATTGACACTGGAACCAGTGACCCATCTTTCTTCTGCCTAACGGAGTCATGGTAAACGTATCCTTCCCTGATGGCGGTCAGTTTCCTTGCTTCTTCCTTTAAGTCATCTGGCACTATTAGATCATCGAGCAATTGCCCTTTGGCTTCATCAGGGGAGTATCCGAAAAGCTCACTGAAACGAGGGTTAATGTCTAGAACGCGGTCATCTAGATCGGAATAGACAGCGGCCTCAGGATTACTCATAAACAACCGTTCAAACTTCCTTTGACTCTCTCGAACAGCTTTTTCAGCCTCTTTGCGTTCAGTAATATCTCTTGCGATTGCCTGAACACCTGTTATCTTTCCGTCTTTTCTAAGCAAACTAACAAGGACTTCAGCTAAAAATGGAGTTCCATCCATACGTTGTCCAACCGCTTCAAAAGGTTTGGGTACTTTTCCCATTAAAGCGGAGCTGAATATCGTTAAGTATTTTGGGATATCTCTCGTTCGCAAGAAGCCTAGTTTCCTAAAGTGTTTACCAATAATGTCATCCTTTGAACAGCCTAACATTCTCGTAGTTGCGGCATTGCATGATGTGACGATGCCTTTCATATCAACAGTAACAATGGCGTCTGAAGCCAGCTCAACAATACTCCGAT belongs to Candidatus Bathyarchaeia archaeon and includes:
- a CDS encoding Ni/Fe hydrogenase subunit alpha is translated as MTKELVIQPITRIEGDGKVVIQLDDNGNVLDARMHVMELRGFEMFCIGRPVEELPVITTRICGVCPWAHHIASAKATDGVFGVTPPPAGRKLRELAYLGDKTMDFILHFYILSGPDFVMGPDADYTTRNVLGIIKANPDLAKKVIHHHHLAHQMVEMISGRRIHPVAAVPGGWTKPLKPEERDKALPMAKEILDFALFTMKLAKENIFPKYLDLVKSLAVIKTGFLGLVTPEGTHSFTEGNLRMMQPDGSHEDYAPENYLDVIAEHVEPWTYLKFPYYKKAGKLVMDPDNPVGVYRVNTLARINVSDRMATPLAQKELDEFRKLFGRPAQQTLLYHWARLIELVECAERTVNLLEDPEITDENTRVPVKPRAGRGIGVVEASRGTLIHDYETDENGIVKDCNLIVATGQNNAAINMSITKAAKDLIKGGKYDQGILNRIEMVIRPYDPCLSCATHDMSGRVPLRLDIVDADGRVIDTLVNH
- a CDS encoding methyl viologen-reducing hydrogenase, whose product is MTVKVLEEWLNMCGGCECSILDVGEALLDVLPKLEFVHMPVLMDHKYYGQTGEGQKLELPQADIGIITGGVRTEEHKEVAKEIRNRCKTVIAYGSCACFGGLPALANMYTKDEVFNKVYKTTRSTEPGEFPTAKITPWTDRVYAVDEVIKVDLMIPGCAPSPDVFVDAVTALLTGQPFKLSEKAVCEDCPLKREKKAIATIKRPLESPPSRERCLLEQGYLCLGPATRTGCGGHEKVPRCIAGMFPCRGCMGPLKFGANQMVDMMGALATIGLDVKVIPDRLATFNRFVGGHNVLRPRKV
- a CDS encoding Lrp/AsnC ligand binding domain-containing protein; the encoded protein is MVSAYIMMKMQVGMDDQVIEEIKKLEQIEVADATYGSYDLVIKVKFRTIEELDRFIFEKIRRVKGITETSSMIVAKEIF
- a CDS encoding response regulator; this translates as MPESKSSILIVEDDASIRATLSAILQYKGYNTDTAETGREAMQKSKTNFYNIALLDIKLPDMEGTKLLTLIHEDLPKMVKIIITGYPSLENAAEALNKGANAYIIKPVDPEKLLALIEEKLEEQSHDEKMTEEKVTEWIKTRARKLEDADLKPLV
- a CDS encoding PAS domain S-box protein, which gives rise to MINTKPISSEYHSQLKREAKIKDEHEVIILSIIAGLSAYPIDAAIDTFVFREKAFLDQLIFEVPGEEIYFRSIILAMFIIFGIAISKILTRRKLAERALGTSEEMYRSIVELASDAIVTVDMKGIVTSCNAATTRMLGCSKDDIIGKHFRKLGFLRTRDIPKYLTIFSSALMGKVPKPFEAVGQRMDGTPFLAEVLVSLLRKDGKITGVQAIARDITERKEAEKAVRESQRKFERLFMSNPEAAVYSDLDDRVLDINPRFSELFGYSPDEAKGQLLDDLIVPDDLKEEARKLTAIREGYVYHDSVRQKKDGSLVPVSISSASIISENQNLGNVVQYKDISERKKMEKKLQENTEHLEELVEERTGELRKSEAKNRTIVNAIPDLMLQIGEDGTFLGVSGAKDVPSALPPSEFLGKKIHEVMPSEFAQKTMHYIKQALQTDKTQIFEYQLPIPLPNGNIHDYEARIVPSSRDEVLALVRDITERKQAEEKIRELENRYRAIFEGSTEGIVVADPKTARFVFVNPRICKLTGYDEKELLKRGVADIHPKKDLPYVMQEFKKATEGKIAPSMDIPVLRKDGSVIYCNIGGAHLKIGKQDLLVGFFRDITEHKRMEQQLLMSERLAVIGELATMVGHDLRNPLQSIENATYYLKNEYELKHSYPVGSKTKEMLQVIGDSINYADKILRDLQDFSSVRKLTLKKTDINTIVKEALTQVRASGNVELRTELSLLPEIEVDEDQMKRVFLNFITNGMQAMENGGKLTIATKKTADFIEVSFRDTGIGIPKENMDKIFKPLFTTKAKGMGMGLAICKKFVESHAGSIDVESQVGKGTTFTVKLPVQHEMEVTAIARE